The DNA segment TGGGCCATGCTTTACTTCCATGAATTCTCGAAAAATGAAGCGTACCTTGATGAACGCGATTATCATGACGAAAATGCCGCCAATTTTGGCATTATGAATAAAAGAAAACCCTTGACCGGATTCCCATGAAAAACACGTCAGTATGACTAGAAGTAGCCAAACCAGCGTCAACCTAATGTCGAATATCTTGGCCATAATCTTCATCCCATCAGGTAAATTAGTGCAAAAAGCACCACCCAGAGTAGATCGACGAGATGCCAGAACAACGCACCGGCTTCGATCAGCCTTGTGCCTGCGACGCCCTCTCCAGCCGGCTTGCGTCTTGTATGAAAGATGGCGAACAGGAGCACGACGAGCCCAACGGTCACGTGAAGAAGATGAATGCCGGTGAACATGAAATAATACATGAAGAAGTCGTTCGTCGCCGGCGTGATTCCGATCGAGATCTTCTGACTATATTCGAAGAACTTTACCACGCCGAAGGAAATGCCGCACACCATCGCCAGGAACAGCAGTATTCTGCCTCTACCGGGCTCGCCGTGCCTGACCTGCCGCACCGCCAACGCGACGAACAAAGAGCTCGTCAGCAGGATCAGGGTGTTGCAAAGGCCGAGAGTCACGTTGAGTAGCCGTTGCGACTGTTCAAAGAGTTCGACGTCCAACGCTCGATAGTAGGTGAACACGAGGAAGAACAGGGCGAACACCACCATATCGCCCAGGATCAGGACCCAGATTCCCTCTTCACGCGATGAGTCTTCATTCGTTGTTTGGACAAGCGGCGTCGTCGCATGATTCAATGGTTTGTTCATTGCAGTTACTGTCCTCCAGATTGCGAGGAATCAGGCCTGGCGTGACTC comes from the Novosphingobium pentaromativorans US6-1 genome and includes:
- a CDS encoding cytochrome C oxidase subunit IV family protein, with translation MKIMAKIFDIRLTLVWLLLVILTCFSWESGQGFSFIHNAKIGGIFVMIIAFIKVRFIFREFMEVKHGPIALRIATDAWLLIVCASIIGIFVLGVPS
- a CDS encoding cytochrome c oxidase subunit 3 family protein, with the protein product MNKPLNHATTPLVQTTNEDSSREEGIWVLILGDMVVFALFFLVFTYYRALDVELFEQSQRLLNVTLGLCNTLILLTSSLFVALAVRQVRHGEPGRGRILLFLAMVCGISFGVVKFFEYSQKISIGITPATNDFFMYYFMFTGIHLLHVTVGLVVLLFAIFHTRRKPAGEGVAGTRLIEAGALFWHLVDLLWVVLFALIYLMG